In Neofelis nebulosa isolate mNeoNeb1 chromosome 10, mNeoNeb1.pri, whole genome shotgun sequence, one DNA window encodes the following:
- the DHCR7 gene encoding 7-dehydrocholesterol reductase, which yields MAAKSQPDAPQTKSRDSFANGGAATQGQWGRAWEVDWFSLASVLFLLLLAPFIVYYFIMACDQYGCSLTAPVVDVATGRAHLADIWAKTPAVTKEAAQLYALWVTFQVLLYSALPDFCHKFLPGYVGGVQEGAVTPAGVINKYEINGLQAWLITHLLWFANSHFLSLFSPTIIFDNWIPLLWCANILGYAVSTFAMIKGYFFPTNAKDCKFTGNFFYDYMMGIEFNPRIGKWFDFKLFFNGRPGIVAWTLINLSFAAKQRELYGQVTNAMVLVNVLQAIYVLDFFWNEAWYLKTIDICHDHFGWYLGWGDCVWLPYLYTLQGLYLVYHPVQLSPPHAAGVLLLGLLGYYVFRMANHQKDLFRRTDGRCLIWGGKPRVIECSYTSADGRRHHSKLLVSGFWGVARHLNYTGDLMGSLAYCLACGGGHLLPYFYIIYMTVLLTHRCLRDEHRCASKYGSDWARYTAAVPHRLLPGIF from the exons ATGGCTGCAAAGTCCCAGCCCGACGctccccaaaccaagagtcgggacAGCTTTGCCAACGGTGGGGCTGCCACTCAGGGGCAGTGGGGCCGTGCCTG GGAGGTGGACTGGTTTTCGCTGGCCAGCgtcctctttctgctgcttttggcCCCTTTCATCGTATACTACTTCATCATGGCGTGTGACCAGTACGGCTGCTCCCTCACTGCCCCCGTGGTGGACGTCGCCACCGGGCGCGCTCATCTCGCAGACATCTGGGCCAAGACGCCGGCCGTGACAAAGGAAGCGGCCCAGCTCTACGCCTTGTGGGTCACGTTCCAG GTGCTTTTGTACTCGGCGCTGCCTGACTTCTGCCATAAGTTTCTGCCCGGCTACGTGGGAGGCGTTCAAGAGGGCGCCGTGACCCCTGCAG GGGTTATTAACAAGTATGAAATCAACGGCCTGCAGGCGTGGCTCATCACGCACCTTCTCTGGTTTGCAAACTCGCACTTCCTGTCGCTGTTCTCCCCCACCATCATCTTCGACAACTGGATACCGCTGCTGTGGTGCGCCAACATCCTCGGCTACGCGGTTTCCACCTTCGCAATGATCAAGGGCTACTTCTTCCCCACCAATGCCAAAGACTG CAAATTCACGGGCAATTTCTTTTACGACTACATGATGGGCATTGAGTTTAACCCCCGAATTGGGAAGTGGTTCGACTTTAAGCTGTTTTTCAACGGACGCCCTGGGATCGTTGCCTGGACCCTCATCAACCTGTCCTTTGCAGCCAAGCAGCGGGAGCTCTACGGCCAAGTGACCAATGCCATGGTCCTGGTCAACGTCCTGCAG GCCATCTACGTGCTGGACTTCTTCTGGAACGAAGCCTGGTACCTGAAAACCATTGACATCTGCCACGACCACTTTGGGTGGTACTTGGGCTGGGGGGACTGCGTCTGGCTGCCGTACCTCTACACGCTGCAG GGCCTGTACCTGGTCTATCACCCGGTGCAGCTGTCCCCCCCCCACGCCGCGGGCGTCCTGCTGCTGGGGCTGCTCGGCTACTACGTCTTCCGGATGGCCAACCATCAAAAGGACCTGTTCCGCCGCACGGACGGCCGCTGCCTGATCTGGGGCGGGAAGCCCCGGGTCATCGAGTGCTCCTACACGTCGGCCGACGGACGCAGGCACCACAGCAAGCTGCTGGTGTCGGGCTTCTGGGGCGTGGCCCGCCACCTCAACTACACGGGCGACCTGATGGGCAGCCTGGCGTACTGCCTGGCCTGCGGCGGGGGCCACCTGCTGCCCTACTTCTACATCATCTACATGACCGTCCTGCTGACCCACCGCTGCCTCCGGGACGAGCACCGCTGTGCCAGCAAGTACGGCAGCGACTGGGCCCGTTATACCGCCGCCGTGCCTCACCGCCTGCTGCCCGGGATCTTCTGA